A window of the Procambarus clarkii isolate CNS0578487 chromosome 19, FALCON_Pclarkii_2.0, whole genome shotgun sequence genome harbors these coding sequences:
- the LOC123749133 gene encoding coiled-coil domain-containing protein 88B-like: protein MYMDIHIIIIITFIVNNDKVEEKAGPELRHQALELRHQALELRHQALELRHQALELRHQALELRHQALELRHQALELRHQALELRHQALELRHQALELRHQALELRHQALELRHQALELRHQALELRHQALELRHQALELRHQALEVRHQAGPELRHQALELRHQALELRHQALELRHQALELRHQALELRHQALELRHQALELRHQALELRHQALELRHQALELRHQALELRHQALELRHQALELRHQALELRHQALELRHQALELRHQALELRHQALELRHQALELRHQALELRHQALELRHQAGPELRHQALELRHQALELRHQALELRHQALELRHQALELRHQALELRHQALELRHQALELCHQALELRHQALELRHQALELRHQALELRHQA, encoded by the exons ATGTATATGGACatacacattattattattattactttcatAGTAAATAATGACAAGGTGGAAGAGAAG GCCGGACCCGAGCTGCGTCACCAGGCCCTGGAGCTGCGTCACCAGGCCCTGGAGCTGCGTCACCAGGCCCTGGAGCTGCGTCACCAGGCCCTGGAGCTGCGTCACCAGGCCCTGGAGCTGCGTCACCAGGCCCTGGAGCTGCGTCACCAGGCCCTGGAGCTGCGTCACCAGGCCCTGGAGCTGCGTCACCAGGCCCTGGAGCTGCGTCACCAGGCCCTGGAGCTGCGTCACCAGGCCCTGGAGCTGCGTCACCAGGCCCTGGAGCTGCGTCACCAGGCCCTGGAGCTGCGTCACCAG GCCCTGGAGCTGCGTCACCAGGCCCTGGAGCTGCGTCACCAGGCCCTGGAGCTGCGTCACCAGGCCCTGGAGGTGCGTCACCAGGCCGGACCCGAGCTGCGTCACCAGGCCCTGGAGCTGCGTCACCAGGCCCTGGAGCTGCGTCACCAGGCCCTGGAGCTGCGTCACCAGGCCCTGGAGCTGCGTCACCAGGCCCTGGAGCTGCGTCACCAGGCCCTGGAGCTGCGTCACCAGGCCCTGGAGCTGCGTCACCAGGCCCTGGAGCTGCGTCACCAGGCCCTGGAGCTGCGTCACCAGGCCCTGGAGCTGCGTCACCAGGCCCTGGAGCTGCGTCACCAGGCCCTGGAGCTGCGTCACCAGGCCCTGGAGCTGCGTCACCAGGCCCTGGAGCTGCGTCACCAGGCCCTGGAGCTGCGTCACCAGGCCCTGGAGCTGCGTCACCAGGCCCTGGAGCTGCGTCACCAGGCCCTGGAGCTGCGTCACCAGGCCCTGGAGCTGCGTCACCAGGCCCTGGAGCTGCGTCACCAGGCCCTGGAGCTGCGTCACCAGGCCGGACCCGAGCTGCGTCACCAGGCCCTGGAGCTGCGTCACCAGGCCCTGGAGCTGCGTCACCAGGCCCTGGAGCTGCGTCACCAGGCCCTGGAGCTGCGTCACCAGGCCCTGGAGCTGCGTCACCAGGCCCTGGAGCTGCGTCACCAGGCCCTGGAGCTGCGTCACCAGGCCCTGGAGCTGTGTCACCAGGCCCTGGAGCTGCGTCACCAGGCCCTGGAGCTGCGTCACCAGGCCCTGGAGCTGCGTCACCAGGCCCTGGAGCTGCGTCACCAGGCCTGA